One Oryza sativa Japonica Group chromosome 8, ASM3414082v1 DNA window includes the following coding sequences:
- the LOC4345067 gene encoding protein Rf1, mitochondrial translates to MARRVPARARSVGGGPRSEGARPGPKTGAAGASGGGAEDALHVFDELLRQGRGGGGGASIIRSLNRALAAVARDSPAAAVSGFNRMARSSDGAVTPTLHTYGILIGCCCRAGRLDLGFAGLGNVIKKGYRVEPIIFTPLLKSLCAEKRTSNAMNIVLRRMTELGCAPHVFSYNILLKGLCHESRSQEALELLHMMADDGGDCPPDVVSYSTIIDGLFKEGDSDKAYSTYHEMLERGILPDVVTYNTIVAALCKAQAMDKAMDVLNRMVKNGVMPDCITYNSIVHGYCSSGQSKEAIGILEKMCSDGVEPDAVTYTSLMDYLCKNGRCIEARKILDSMIKRGLKPNVITYSTLLHGYATKGALVEMRDLLDLMVRNGIQPDRHVFSILICACTKHQNVDVAMFVFSKMRQQRLTPDVVTYGTLIDGLCKSGRVDDAMLNLEQMISEGVTPNIVIFNTLIHGLCTSDKWEKAEELISEMINRGICPDTISFNSIIDNLCKEGRFIESEKLFGLMGRIDVKVDVITYSTLIDGYCLAGKMDEAMKLLSDMVSVGLKPDTVTYSTLINGYCKISRMENALSLFRQMVCNGVSPNIITYNIVLQGLFQTGQTRAAKEIYVRIIKRGIQLEISTCNIVLQGLCKNNLTGEALQMFQNLCLMDVKLETRTFNIMIGSLLRSGRKDESKDLFAALSANGLAPDVVTYTLMIENLIEDGLLEESDNLFLSMEKNGCVPNSRMLNCIVRKLLQKGEIGRAGVYLSKIDKNDFSLEASTAELLILLVSSGKYNQHMKGLPEKYHSFVKSRAV, encoded by the exons ATGGCACGCCGCGTCCCCGCCCGAGCAcgatccgtcggcggcggccctcGCTCCGAGGGTGCGCGACCCGGACCAAAGACCGGAGCAGCAGGCGCCAGCGGGGGTGGCGCCGAGGACGCACTCCACGTGTTCGACGAATTGCTCCGGCAAGgcaggggcgggggcgggggcgcctCGATCATCCGCAGCTTGaaccgcgccctcgccgccgtcgcgcgcgaCAGCCCCGCGGCCGCCGTGTCCGGCTTCAACCGCATGGCACGATCCAGCGACGGCGCGGTGACTCCCACCTTGCACACCTATGGCATCCTcatcggctgctgctgccgcgcgGGCCGTTTGGACCTCGGTTTCGCGGGATTGGGCAATGTTATTAAGAAGGGATATAGAGTGGAACCCATCATCTTTACTCCTCTGCTCAAGAGCCTCTGTGCCGAGAAGAGGACGAGCAACGCAATGAACATAGTGCTCCGCAGAATGACAGAGCTTGGCTGCGCGCCGCATGTCTTCTCCTACAACATTCTTCTCAAGGGACTCTGTCATGAGAGCAGAAGCCAAGAAGCTCTCGAGCTGCTGCACATGATGGCGGATGATGGAGGAGACTGCCCTCCTGATGTGGTGTCGTACAGCACCATCATCGATGGCTTGTTCAAAGAGGGGGATTCGGACAAAGCTTACAGTACATACCATGAAATGCTGGAGCGAGGGATTTTACCAGATGTTGTGACTTACAACACTATTGTCGCTGCCTTGTGCAAGGCTCAAGCTATGGATAAGGCCATGGATGTACTTAATAGGATGGTTAAGAATGGAGTCATGCCCGATTGCATCACATATAATAGTATTGTGCATGGATATTGCTCTTCTGGACAGTCGAAAGAAGCTATTGGAATTTTGGAAAAGATGTGCAGCGATGGTGTTGAACCAGATGCTGTTACTTATACATCTCTAATGGACTATCTCTGCAAGAACGGAAGATGCATAGAAGCTAGAAAGATTCTTGATTCTATGATCAAGAGGGGCCTAAAGCCTAATGTTATTACATACAGTACCTTGCTTCATGGTTATGCTACGAAAGGAGCTCTTGTTGAGATGCGTGATCTCTTGGATTTGATGGTACGAAATGGTATCCAACCTGATCGTCATGTCTTTAGCATACTAATATGTGCATGCACTAAGCATCAAAATGTAGATGTGGCCATGTTTGTATTCAGCAAAATGAGGCAGCAAAGATTAACTCCGGATGTAGTGACCTACGGAACATTGATAGATGGACTTTGTAAGTCAGGCAGAGTAGATGATGCAATGCTTAATTTGGAGCAGATGATTAGTGAAGGTGTAACCCCTAACATCGTTATTTTCAACACACTGATTCATGGTCTCTGTACCAGTGACAAATGGGAGAAGGCTGAGGAGTTAATCTCTGAAATGATTAACAGAGGAATCTGTCCGGACACAATTTCCTTTAATTCAATAATTGATAATCTTTGCAAAGAAGGGAGGTTTATAGAATCTGAAAAACTCTTTGGCCTGATGGGACGT attgATGTGAAGGTTGATGTCATTACATACAGTACACTCATCGATGGATATTGCTTGGCAGGTAAGATGGATGAAGCAATGAAGTTACTTTCTGACATGGTCTCAGTTGGGTTGAAACCTGATACTGTTACTTATAGCACTTTGATTAATGGCTACTGTAAAATTAGTAGGATGGAGAATGCATTATCTCTTTTCAGGCAGATGGTGTGCAATGGTGTTAGTCCTAATATTATCACGTATAACATAGTTCTTCAAGGTTTATTTCAGACTGGACAAACTCGTGCTGCTAAAGAAATCTATGTCAGGATTATCAAAAGGGGAATACAGCTTGAAATTAGCACATGCAACATAGTCCTTCAAGGACTTTGCAAAAATAATCTCACTGGTGAGGCACTTCAGATGTTTCAGAATCTATGTTTGATGGATGTAAAGCTTGAGACTAGAACTTTCAATATAATGATTGGTTCCTTGCTTAGAAGTGGCAGAAAGGATGAATCAAAGGATTTGTTTGCTGCTCTCTCGGCAAATGGTTTAGCACCGGATGTTGTGACCTATACCTTAATGATTGAAAATCTCATAGAAGATGGCTTGCTCGAAGAGTCTGATAATCTATTTCTTTCAATGGAGAAGAATGGCTGTGTTCCTAACTCCCGTATGCTTAATTGCATCGTCAGAAAGTTACTTCAGAAAGGGGAGATAGGCAGGGCTGGTGTTTATCTGTCCAAAATTGATAAAAATGACTTCTCCCTTGAAGCTTCCACTGCTGAGTTACTGATTTTGCTGGTTTCAAGTGGGAAGTACAATCAACATATGAAGGGTCTCCCTGAGAAGTACCACTCCTTTGTGAAATCCAGGGCTGTTTGA